One Pomacea canaliculata isolate SZHN2017 linkage group LG9, ASM307304v1, whole genome shotgun sequence DNA segment encodes these proteins:
- the LOC112572935 gene encoding putative nuclease HARBI1: protein MADYIALLLIRRRNLRRNRIFRDRSNPLDVYDDVELHKKFRFRRIDIMSIVDEIRGELEMSNRGNNVLASTQVCVALNFYATGSFLSECGDLVGISEATACRIVRRVTKALLSHAPRWIGLPDQREAEQQKEKFLARGGFPNVLGCIDGTHIRIQAPRKNEHEFVNRNNFHSLNVQVICNADLMFIGVLAKWPGSVHDARILRQSRVFTIFEGKGRPVDGVMLGDSGYMIRDWLLTPFQHPTTLPEIKYNAAHKCTHSTVDRTVEIAKKRWRCLRGLRVEPARACEVIVVCFMLSNRARSLNLGEPDDDSDDDDDDDAQNNNDDDDAQNNDDAQNNDDDDAQSNDEYDDNQYYDNVLEEDVPKERALVAAGQAVRNQLVNNFFV, encoded by the exons ATGGCGGATTATATAGCTTTACTCTTGATAAGAAGGCGAAATCTTCGTCGAAACAGGATATTTCGTGACCGGAGCAACCCGTTAGATGTGTACGATGATGTGGAATTACACAAGAAGTTTCGATTTCGTCGAATTGATATCATGTCCATTGTGGATGAGATACGAGGCGAGTTAGAAATGTCCAATCGAGGCAACAACGTGCTCGCCAGTACACAAGTGTGCGTCGCTCTTAACTTCTATGCCACAGGTTCGTTTCTCAGTGAGTGCGGCGATTTAGTCGGAATTTCCGAAGCCACAGCATGTCGCATCGTAAGGAGAGTGACCAAAGCTCTGCTGTCACATGCTCCTCGATGGATCGGCCTTCCCGACCAGCGAGAGGCGGagcaacagaaagagaaattccTTGCACGTGGTGGATTTCCGAATGTCCTTGGATGCATAGACGGAACCCACATCCGCATTCAAGCGCCCAGAAAAAACGAGCACGAATTTGTGAATCgaaataattttcattcacTGAATGTTCAG GTTATCTGCAATGCAGATTTGATGTTTATCGGTGTGCTGGCAAAGTGGCCAGGCAGTGTACATGATGCTCGCATCCTTCGCCAGTCCAGGGTGTTTACAATCTTCGAAGGCAAGGGTAGACCAGTGGATGGGGTCATgctgggagacagtggctacatGATCCGAGACTGGTTGCTGACACCATTTCAGCATCCTACAACTTTGCCCGAAATAAAGTACAATGCAGCACATAAATGTACACACTCTACAGTGGACAGAACAGTTG aGATAGCTAAGAAGAGATGGCGTTGTCTTCGGGGTCTGCGGGTAGAACCAGCTCGGGCCTGCGAAGTTATTGTGGTTTGCTTCATGCTTTCCAACAGAGCCCGATCTCTCAATTTGGGAGAGCCAGATGATGACagcgacgacgatgatgatgatgatgcacaaaacaacaatgatgatgatgatgcacaaaacaatgatgatgcacaaaacaatgatgatgatgatgcacaaaGCAATGATGAGTATGATGACAATCAATATTATGACAATGTTCTAGAGGAGGATGTTCCCAAAGAAAGGGCGCTTGTTGCAGCAGGCCAGGCTGTGAGGAACCaattagtaaataattttttcgtGTAA